In Helianthus annuus cultivar XRQ/B chromosome 9, HanXRQr2.0-SUNRISE, whole genome shotgun sequence, the following are encoded in one genomic region:
- the LOC110880341 gene encoding uncharacterized protein LOC110880341, protein MPRSLRTGTPLEIDPEIEKTAKRLRKQAKQRKKLASSSSSISSPPVTNIWQDILLSSESETETESQSHQETPITPPHSPTHTHQEPNLPKPQFPAVTMANEQTLRQWATRDVPQQPLCINYPAMENFELKSGLIHLLPLFRGLENEDPHKFLKEFHVVCSGMKPHNVTEDQIKLRAFPFALQDSAKEWLYYLPPGSVTTWNELAKLFLDKYFPEVKASILRKEIIGIKQLKREALHTYWDRFKKLCARCPQHGITDHQLLQYFCEGLAPMERRLINASSGGALLDKTPTQIRTLITSIAEDTKHSAQDEEWYTDVPRAVKEVSTPHIETQLAELTKAVMQLTKDKSAEPQARACGICLQFGHPTDMCPTLQDDVEQAQALGGYPGQNSRQYEQPRGNQNWGPPNMNFQQRPQQYQQCPTFQRNQQPQNFQPRQQPPAQEQTGSSGMSLEDIVKSLATSTHTFQQETKASIKNLEQQMAQLASSVSKLESQGKLPAQTENNPKHNVCAVTLRSGKSYDGPSMQEKEEIVVEKKDQDKMKVQEPVGSEMKFTPIAPFPSRLRSTKKEREEQEIMETFRKVEVNIPLLDAIKQVPRYAKFLKELCTSKKKLKGNETIKVSENISAVLQKRLPPKCKDPGVFTVPCKLGNITVPRAMLDLGASINVLPYSIFKTLNVGPLKRTGVVIQLADRSIVRPKGVLEDILVQVNELVFPADFYVLDMEGDEAPNSSSILLGRPFLKTARTKIDVYSGTLSMEFDGEVINFNIDDAMRYPSDVSCLNYIDVIEPLTDECFELSNHDVQALVSNRSIDEAATNELTEKFKLGDDLMDVKILMDPQKKARERASKMKLPSIIRKLLPCIEQAPD, encoded by the coding sequence ATGCCAAGATCTTTGCGTACAGGTACACCACTCGAGATTGACCCGGAGATCGAGAAAACAGCAAAGAGATTAAGGAAGCAAGCAAAACAACGAAAGAAGTTAGCAAGCTCCTCATCCTCTATATCTTCACCTCCGGTCACCAACATTTGGCAAGACATACTCTTGTCAAGTGAATCAGAAACTGAAACAGAATCACAATCCCATCAAGAAACACCCATCACTCCACCACACTCACCTACCCATACTCACCAAGAACCAAACTTACCTAAACCACAATTTCCCGCAGTTACAATGGCAAATGAACAAACCCTTAGACAGTGGGCAACTCGTGATGTCCCACAACAACCCCTTTGCATTAACTACCCTGCTATGGAGAACTTCGAGTTGAAATCCGGGCTCATTCACCTATTACCACTTTTCCGAGGCTTAGAGAATGAAGACCCACACAAGTTTCTCAAAGAGTTCCATGTTGTGTGTTCTGGTATGAAGCCACACAACGTCACTGAAGATCAAATCAAGCTAAGGGCATTCCCCTTTGCTCTTCAAGACTCAGCAAAAGAATGGCTATATTACCTACCACCGGGGTCGGTAACTACTTGGAACGAACTTGCAAAGTTGTTTCTTGACAAATACTTCCCAGAAGTTAAAGCTTCGATCCTACGCAAGGAGATCATTGGAATCAAGCAACTCAAAAGAGAAGCCTTGCACACTTATTGGGACAGATTTAAAAAGTTGTGTGCTCGTTGCCCACAACACGGCATAACTGATCACCAACTCCTTCAATACTTTTGTGAAGGATTGGCACCAATGGAGAGACGCTTGATAAATGCATCTAGTGGAGGGGCTCTACTCGACAAAACACCTACTCAGATTAGAACTTTGATTACATCCATAGCTGAAGACACCAAACACTCAGCACAAGATGAAGAGTGGTACACCGATGTGCCACGCGCAGTCAAGGAAGTGAGCACTCCTCACATCGAAACCCAACTCGCTGAGCTGACAAAAGCAGTTATGCAACTCACCAAGGATAAGAGTGCTGAGCCACAAGCACGAGCTTGTGGAATTTGTTTACAATTTGGACACCCCACTGATATGTGTCCCACACTGCAAGATGATGTTGAACAAGCACAAGCACTTGGAGGTTACCCGGGACAAAATTCAAGACAATATGAACAACCCCGGGGCAATCAGAATTGGGGTCCTCCCAACATGAATTTCCAGCAAAGGCCTCAACAATATCAACAATGCCCAACCTTCCAACGTAACCAACAACCACAAAACTTTCAGCCTCGACAACAGCCACCCGCCCAAGAACAAACGGGCAGCTCAGGAATGTCTTTAGAGGACATCGTGAAAAGCTTGGCAACCAGCACGCATACGTTCCAACAGGAGACTAAAGCTAGCATCAAGAATTTGGAACAACAAATGGCTCAACTCGCTAGCTCAGTGAGTAAATTAGAGTCTCAAGGTAAATTACCCGCACAAACCGAGAATAACCCAAAGCACAACGTGTGTGCCGTTACCTTGAGGAGTGGAAAGAGCTACGACGGTCCGAGTATGCAAGAAAAAGAGGAaattgttgttgagaagaaggaCCAAGATAAGATGAAAGTACAAGAACCAGTTGGAAGTGAAATGAAATTTACTCCTATAGCTCCATTCCCATCAAGGCTACGAAGCACAAAGAAGGAAAGGGAAGAGCAAGAAATCATGGAGACATTCAGGAAGGTAGAGGTAAATATTCCACTCCTTGATGCTATAAAGCAAGTACCACGGTATGCGAAGTTCCTCAAAGAACTTTGTACATCAAAGAAGAAGCTTAAAGGTAATGAAACGATCAAGGTtagtgaaaatatttctgcaGTGTTACAAAAGAGACTACCTCCAAAGTGCAAGGATCCAGGTGTTTTTACCGTTCCTTGTAAATTGGGGAATATCACTGTGCCTAGAGCTATGTTAGACCTTGGAGCCTCTATTAACGTCCTACCATACTCGATTTTTAAAACACTTAATGTAGGACCGTTAAAGAGGACCGGGGTAGTCATTCAATTGGCCGATCGATCCATAGTACGCCCAAAAGGTGTATTAGAAGATATATTGGTACAAGTGAATGAATTAGTATTTCCGGCGGATTTCTATGTGTTAGACATGGAGGGTGATGAGGCCCCAAATTCAAGTTCCATATTATTAGGGAGGCCATTTTTAAAAACCGCAAGAACAAAAATCGATGTTTATAGCGGCACCCTTTCTATGGAATTTGATGGGGAGGTAATCAATTTTAATATAGATGATGCTATGCGTTATCCTAGTGATGTCTCATGTTTGAATTATATAGATGTTATTGAGCCGCTAACTGATGAATGTTTTGAGTTGTCTAACCATGATGTTCAAGCATTAGTGTCAAACAGAAGTATTGATGAAGCAGCGACAAATGAACTTACTGAAAAGTTCAAGCTTGGGGATGATCTAATGGATGTTAAGATCCTCATGGACCCGCAGAAGAAAGCAAGGGAAAGAGCATCAAAAATGAAATTACCAAGTATTATCCGAAAGCTCCTTCCGTGTATTGAGCAAGCACCAGATTAA